The Pyxidicoccus sp. MSG2 DNA segment GACGCTCAAGGTGATGCTGAACTCGCCGGACTCGCTGGCCGTGCCCGACAGCTTCGCGTCCGTCGAAGAGAAGGAGAGGCCCGGGGGCGGCTGGCCCCCCGTCAACGCATAGCTCAGCGGCGCCGCGCCCCCGGTGGCGGAGAGCATGACCTCGTAGGCCACGCCCACCGTGGTGGGGGACGGCTCGATGGCGGGAAGCCGTGGACCGTCCGTAGGGTCTCCACGGCCCTCGGAACAGGCGCACAGCAGGACGAGGACGGCGAGCGTCCCAGCCAATCGGGCAGACGACATGTCAGCGGGCTCCGGGGTGGGCTCCGGGCAGGGGACCCGAAACGCGCGAAACACTCTAGCGCCACCTCGCTCCCGCTTGCACGAAGCGCGTGACACCTGTCCGCGCACCCCTGCCCGCACGGAGGCAATCGACGGGGCCCTCGTGCGTGATTCCAGAAAGCCCGGGAAGGTTTTGCGCCCCCACCGGTCGTGGAGTGCCATGATTCACAGGGGGGCCCCGCTGCCCCACGGAGGACACAGCAATGGCCGAGAAGTGGGACAAGCAGCTGATGGACTTCCTCAAGCGCACCGGTGACGAGCTCAAGCGCACCACCGATGACCTGCGCGGCGAGGCCCAGCGCCTCCTCAAGGAGGTGAAGGACCCGCAGAACCAGACGAAGGTGAAGGAGGGGCTGGAGCAGCTGCGCACCTGGGCCACCACCACCAGCAAGGTGGCGACGGAGAAGATTGAAGGCGCCGTGCGCCAGGTCGAGGGCGCCGTGGAGCGCGCCTTCAAGCCCGAGGAGGGCGGGACGCAAGCCCCGGCCCCGAAGGCCCGCCCGGCCTCCAGCGCAGCCCCCGCCGCCACGCCCGCCGCTGCTCCGAAGAGCGAAGGCCGCGCCGCGAAGAAGGCCGCTCCCAAGTCCATCGGCCGCAAGAAGGCCGCCGCCAAGGGCGCGGGCAAGGGCACCACCGCCCGGAAGACTGCTTCAACCTCCAAGAAGACGCTGGGCCGGTCGAAGAAGCCCACCGCCGGAGCGTGAAGTTCCGCTGCGCGTGAAGCCGGCCCGCTTGGACCCCGGGGCTGGGTTCTGCCAGTCGTTTCCCTGAGTTGGAACGGCCCCGGGCGCGTGACATAGTGCGCGCCGTGGCCGGCTCGAACGAGAAGGGCAGCATCCAGACGGACATCGGGCAGGACGTCATCGACGCGGCGGTCCGCAGCGTCGAGCGTCACATGGACGATGATGACGAGGTGACGGTCATCGAGGTGGAGGCCTCCGGGTCTTCCTCCGAGGACGTCGCCGAGACCCCCCCTGCCGAGGAGAGCGCCCCCGTCGCGGTGGCGTCGCCCGAGGAGGTGGCGGCCCTGCGCCAGGAGGTGGAATCCCTCAAGGCGCAGCTCGAGTTCAGCCAGGCCAAGGGCCGCGAGACGATGGAGCGCCTGCGCGAGACGCACGAGCGCACCAAGGAGGCGCAGGAGCGCACCCTGCGCGCCGCCGCGGACCTGGAGAACTACCGCAAGCGCGCGCAGAAGGAGAAGGAGGAGGTCCAGCGCTTCGGCTCGGAGAAGCTGCTCAAGGACCTGCTCCCCGTCCTGGACAACCTGGACCGCGCGCTGGACGCGGCGGCGAAGTCCCCGGACATCGACAGCTTCCAGAAGGGCGTGGCCATGACGCGCAAGTCCTTCGAGGACGCGCTCGGCCGCCACGGCGTGAAGGCCTTCAGCGCGAAGGGTCAGCCGTTCGACCCGCGCATGCACGAGGCGATTCAGCAGGTGGAGACGGCGGACGTGCCCGCGGGCCATGTGGCCCACGAGGTGGTGCGCGGCTTCTTCCTGAACGAGCGGCTGGTGCGTCCGGCCATGGTCGTCGTCGCTCGCGCGCCCGTCGCCGAGCCTGCCGCCGCGCCCGCCACAGTTGAGTCCAGGGAGGCCGAGCCGGCCTCCGCGTCCGAGGGGACCACCGTGCCCCCGCAGCCCGAAGATTCTTCCGGGGGGAGTCAGTAACCGTCATGGGCAAGGTGATTGGAATCGACCTCGGGACGACCAACTCGTGCGTCTCCGTCATGGAGGGCGGCGAGCCGGTGGTCATCCCCAACAGTGAGGGCAGTCGCACCACGCCTTCCATGGTGGGCTTCACCGACTCCGGCGAGCGCCTCGTGGGGCAGATTGCCAAGCGGCAGGCCATCACCAACCCGGAGAACACCGTCTTCGCGGTGAAGCGCCTCATCGGCCGCAAGTTCGACTCGCCCGAGGCGAAGAAGGCCATCAGCGTCAGCTCCTTCCGGGTGGCTCCCAGCCCCAACGGCGACGCGTGGGTGGAGATTCGCCAGAAGG contains these protein-coding regions:
- the grpE gene encoding nucleotide exchange factor GrpE; translated protein: MRAVAGSNEKGSIQTDIGQDVIDAAVRSVERHMDDDDEVTVIEVEASGSSSEDVAETPPAEESAPVAVASPEEVAALRQEVESLKAQLEFSQAKGRETMERLRETHERTKEAQERTLRAAADLENYRKRAQKEKEEVQRFGSEKLLKDLLPVLDNLDRALDAAAKSPDIDSFQKGVAMTRKSFEDALGRHGVKAFSAKGQPFDPRMHEAIQQVETADVPAGHVAHEVVRGFFLNERLVRPAMVVVARAPVAEPAAAPATVESREAEPASASEGTTVPPQPEDSSGGSQ
- a CDS encoding transcriptional regulator, which encodes MAEKWDKQLMDFLKRTGDELKRTTDDLRGEAQRLLKEVKDPQNQTKVKEGLEQLRTWATTTSKVATEKIEGAVRQVEGAVERAFKPEEGGTQAPAPKARPASSAAPAATPAAAPKSEGRAAKKAAPKSIGRKKAAAKGAGKGTTARKTASTSKKTLGRSKKPTAGA